Part of the Paenibacillus sp. JNUCC32 genome is shown below.
GCCGGTAGTCATACCGCTCATATCGATACCTCATTTCCTTTGGATGCTTGCGTGATCAAGGTCAGTATGTCCTCGAAGGACTTGATGCTGCGGTGATGGCGCACGAGATTTTTGCCGATGGCGAGCGCTTTGCGCTGTGCAGCTTCTCTGGCCTTATCGTCCGCTATGGTGTCGATGTCCGCAACATGGGACAATCCGACGATGCGCCGAATCATTTTGCAGCCAGCGAATCCTGCGGCATCCTTCAAAATCTGCGACACATAATGGTCCTGATAGCCTGGCGTGCGGGACATCTCGTCCAAGAGATCATCGTTCCACAGCGAGCGGAAGTTGTTCTCGAAGTGGTTCCAAACGCTGCTCGCCATCTCGAGGAGTCGGGCTTCCCGGGCGGCCAGCGTCTGCTCGTCCCCGCTCCAGCCCGGCTGTGCCGCGTAGTTGAGCAGGAGGTTGCCGATCACCGCGCCGATATCGAATCCCATCGGGCCGAAATAAGCGAATTCCGGGTCGATCACCTTGGTGGATTCCGGCGTGACGAAGATGCTGCCCGTATGCAGATCCCCGTGGAGCAGAGCTTGCGCATGGGTCAGAAACTTATGGCGCAGCAGCGCGACTTCGAAGTGAAGCGGCAGGTCGGCGCGAAGGGCTTCCGCTTCATCGGCAATGCTCTGTTCATAGTTATTGTTGGCGGATTCGCGGTATGGATCCTCAAAGATTAAGTCCTCGGTAATTTTGCATAGATCCGGATTAACGAAACGGCCGGCAAGTTCCTTCTTCTTCTGCTGGTTCATGCCCAGATCCGACGTATAGAACAGGGTTCTGGCCAAAAACCGGCCGATATGCTCCGCGAAGTTCGGATAGGCGATGCCTTCGATAAGGCCTTTGCGCATGATGGTGTATTCGCTTAAGTCTTCCATCACGGTGTAGGCGAGCTCATCCGAATAGCCGTATACTTTTGGCACGAGGTCAGGGCACAGGGAGTACTCCGTCTCCAGGGCGAGACGCTCGATGCGCGCGCGGTCGAGAGACAGCGGCCAGGATTCGCCTACGACTTTTGCATAAGGAACAGCTTGCTTGATAATGATACTATCAGCCGTATTTTTGGCGGTGACATGAAACACCAGATTGAGATTGCCGTCGCCGATTTCGCGGCATTCGAGTTCGGCATGGTCCGGGAACCGGCCCGGTATACTTTTAGCTAATTGTATCGCTTCGTCCGCGTTCAGCGGATGATATGCAGACATGGATGGTCACCCCCAAATATAATAGAAGAAAAAACAAAGCCAACTTTTTTGCTTGGTATTACCTAGTATAACGTTTTTTCGCGAATTTTGTATAATTTTTTGGCAAGTCTCAAGGTTAGCCGAACCTGATTCGCTTCGCAGTCCTGAGGGTAAACTACAAATAGACGCCCAAGCACAGGATGTACTCATATATTAATGAAGGAATAGCATTAGCAGATGGTTCCAGTTACAATGGGGATACACCGATCTGCCGAATGTTCCTTTGACGCAGTACAGGGTGCATTTCATATAGAAAAGGAAGGGATAAACCATGGCAAAAACTACATCTGGCAAAGCTGCAGGAAAAACGAAAAACGCAAGTCTGGAGCAATTGCTCAATCAGCAGGTTGCGAACTTCAACGTGCTCTACGTCAAACTTCACAACTATCACTGGTATGTAACCGGAGAGCAGTTCTACTCCCTTCATGTTAAATTCGAAGAGCTTTATGACGAAATCACGCTTAAAATGGATGAGGTTGCGGAACGCCTGCTTTCGATCAAAGGCAAGCCGGCTGCAACGATGAAAGAATATCTGGAGCTTGCGACCGTTCAGGAGGCCTCCGGCAACGAGGATACCCGCGGCATGGTACAGGCCTTGGTCGAGGACTTTGCTACCGTGTCCGAGGAATTGGCGGAAGGCATCGAAATGG
Proteins encoded:
- the mtnK gene encoding S-methyl-5-thioribose kinase translates to MSAYHPLNADEAIQLAKSIPGRFPDHAELECREIGDGNLNLVFHVTAKNTADSIIIKQAVPYAKVVGESWPLSLDRARIERLALETEYSLCPDLVPKVYGYSDELAYTVMEDLSEYTIMRKGLIEGIAYPNFAEHIGRFLARTLFYTSDLGMNQQKKKELAGRFVNPDLCKITEDLIFEDPYRESANNNYEQSIADEAEALRADLPLHFEVALLRHKFLTHAQALLHGDLHTGSIFVTPESTKVIDPEFAYFGPMGFDIGAVIGNLLLNYAAQPGWSGDEQTLAAREARLLEMASSVWNHFENNFRSLWNDDLLDEMSRTPGYQDHYVSQILKDAAGFAGCKMIRRIVGLSHVADIDTIADDKAREAAQRKALAIGKNLVRHHRSIKSFEDILTLITQASKGNEVSI
- a CDS encoding Dps family protein, whose protein sequence is MAKTTSGKAAGKTKNASLEQLLNQQVANFNVLYVKLHNYHWYVTGEQFYSLHVKFEELYDEITLKMDEVAERLLSIKGKPAATMKEYLELATVQEASGNEDTRGMVQALVEDFATVSEELAEGIEMAEEAGDAPTADMFTGFKADLEKHMWMLRSYLG